One genomic region from Phragmites australis chromosome 1, lpPhrAust1.1, whole genome shotgun sequence encodes:
- the LOC133914758 gene encoding beta-galactosidase 2 isoform X2: protein MASAALAAVAVAVAALAASASAAVTYDRKAVVVNGQRRILLSGSIHYPRSVPEIWPDLIQKAKDGGLDVVQTYVFWNGHEPSPGQYYFEGRYDLVHFIKLVKQAGLYVHLRIGPYVCAEWNFGGFPVWLKYVPGISFRTDNEPFKSEMQKFTTKIVGMMKSEGLFEWQGGPIILSQIENEFGPLEWDQGEPAKAYASWAANMALALNTGVPWIMCKEDDAPDPIINTCNGFYCDWFSPNKLYKPTMWTEAWTAWYTGFGIPVPHRPVEDLAYGVAKFIQKGGSFVNYYMYHGGTNFGRTAGGPFIATSYDYDAPIDEYGLLREPKWGHLKELHKAIKLCEPALVAGDPIVTSLGNAQQSSVFRSSTGACVAFLENKDKVSYGRVAFNGMHYDLPPWSISILPDCKTTVFNTARVGSQISQMKMEWAGGFTWQSYNEDINSLGEESFTTVGLLEQINVTRDNTDYLWYTTYVDVAQDEQFLSNGKNPKLTVMSAGHALHVFINGQLSGTVYGSVDNPKLTYTGNVKLWAGSNTISCLSISVGLPNVGEHFETWNAGILGPVTLDDLNEGRRDLTWQKWTYQVGLKGEALSLHSLSGSSSVEWGEPMQKQPLTWYKAFFNAPDGDEPLALDMSSMGKGQIWINGQGIGRYWPGYKASGTCGSCDYRGEYDDKKCQTNCGDSSQRWYHVPRSWLNPTGNLLVIFEEWGGDPTGISMVKRTTGSICADVSEWQPSMKNWRTKDYEKAKIHLQCDHGRKITDIKFASFGTPQGSCGSYSEGGCHAHKSYDIFWKNCIGQERCGVSVVPDVFGGDPCPGTMKRVAVEAICS, encoded by the exons ATGGCATCCGCGgcgctcgccgccgtcgccgttgctgtggccgccctcgccgcgtcggcgtcggcggccgTCACCTACGACCGCAAGGCCGTGGTGGTGAACGGCCAGCGCCGGATCCTACTCTCCGGCTCCATCCACTACCCCAGGAGCGTCCCCGAG ATATGGCCGGATCTGATACAGAAGGCCAAGGACGGCGGCCTCGACGTGGTGCAGACGTACGTGTTCTGGAACGGCCATGAGCCCTCCCCTGGCCAG TACTACTTCGAGGGGAGGTATGATCTGGTGCACTTCATCAAGCTGGTGAAGCAGGCCGGACTCTACGTGCACCTCCGCATTGGCCCCTACGTCTGCGCTGAGTGGAATTTCGG TGGTTTCCCTGTTTGGCTGAAGTATGTCCCCGGCATCAGCTTTAGGACTGATAATGAGCCGTTCAAG TCTGAGATGCAGAAGTTCACCACGAAGATCGTTGGCATGATGAAGTCCGAAGGGCTCTTTGAATGGCAAGGAGGGCCTATAATTCTGTCGCAG ATTGAGAATGAGTTTGGGCCCTTGGAGTGGGATCAGGGTGAGCCCGCTAAGGCCTACGCGTCATGGGCAGCTAACATGGCACTTGCGCTCAACACGGGTGTTCCATGGATTATGTGCAAAGAAGATGACGCCCCTGATCCAATT ATTAATACATGCAACGGATTTTATTGTGACTGGTTCTCCCCCAATAAACTGTACAAGCCTACCATGTGGACTGAGGCTTGGACAGCTTG GTATACAGGCTTTGGTATTCCTGTTCCACATAGGCCAGTGGAGGATCTAGCATATGGTGTTGCCAAGTTTATTCAGAAGGGTGGCTCTTTTGTTAATTATTACATG TATCATGGAGGAACAAACTTTGGGCGCACAGCTGGTGGTCCATTCATTGCAACTAGTTATGACTACGACGCTCCTATTGATGAATATG GCTTGTTGAGAGAACCAAAATGGGGCCACTTAAAGGAGTTGCATAAAGCTATCAAGCTTTGCGAACCAGCCTTGGTTGCAGGAGACCCCATTGTAACGTCACTTGGAAACGCTCAGCAG TCATCTGTTTTTAGATCAAGCACCGGAGCTTGTGTGGCTTTCCTTGAGAACAAGGACAAAGTATCTTATGGAAGGGTAGCATTCAACGGAATGCATTATGATCTGCCTCCCTGGTCCATAAGTATTCTCCCAGACTGCAAAACAACAGTCTTCAACACGGCTAGG GTTGGAAGTCAAATTTCACAAATGAAAATGGAATGGGCTGGAGGATTCACGTGGCAATCATATAATGAGGACATAAATTCCTTGGGTGAAGAATCATTTACAACAGTAGGGTTACTGGAACAGATAAATGTGACAAGGGATAACACAGACTACTTATGGTATACAACATA TGTCGATGTTGCTCAGGATGAGCAGTTCCTCAGTAATGGGAAGAATCCGAAGCTCACTGTTATGTCGGCCGGTCATGCTTTGCATGTTTTCATTAATGGACAACTATCAG GAACTGTATATGGAAGTGTAGACAATCCAAAATTGACGTATACTGGAAATGTGAAACTTTGGGCAGGCAGCAACACCATTTCCTGCTTAAGCATATCAGTTGGTCTCCCG AATGTTGGAGAACATTTTGAGACTTGGAATGCTGGAATTCTTGGTCCAGTAACACTGGATGACCTGAATGAAGGAAGAAGAGATCTCACATGGCAGAAATGGACCTATCAG GTTGGTCTGAAAGGTGAGGCTTTGAGTCTTCATTCACTTAGTGGAAGCTCATCGGTAGAGTGGGGAGAACCCATGCAGAAGCAGCCTCTGACATGGTACAAG GCTTTTTTCAATGCGCCAGACGGTGATGAGCCATTAGCTTTGGATATGAGTAGCATGGGTAAAGGGCAAATCTGGATAAATGGACAAGGTATTGGGCGGTATTGGCCTGGCTACAAAGCCTCTGGAACTTGTGGAAGCTGTGATTACCGTGGAGAATATGACGATAAAAAGTGCCAAACCAACTGTGGTGACTCTTCCCAGAGATG GTACCACGTTCCTCGTTCATGGCTTAATCCGACAGGGAACCTTTTGGTTATATTTGAGGAGTGGGGTGGTGATCCTACTGGGATCTCAATGGTGAAAAGAACCACTGGAAGTATCTGTGCTGATGTCTCTGAATGGCAGCCATCAATGAAGAACTGGCGTACAAAAGACTACGAGAAAGCCAAGATCCACCTCCAATGTGATCATGGACGGAAGATAACTGATATAAAATTTGCCAGCTTTGGCACGCCACAGGGTTCCTGTGGGAGCTACTCTGAAGGAGGTTGCCATGCACACAAGTCATACGACATATTTTGGAAG AACTGCATTGGTCAAGAGCGCTGTGGGGTGAGCGTGGTTCCAGATGTATTTGGTGGAGATCCATGCCCTGGGACAATGAAAAGGGTAGCAGTTGAGGCTATATGCAGTTGA
- the LOC133883976 gene encoding uncharacterized protein LOC133883976 translates to MNRDLFLRIAQAIEQHDNYFMQKRDRNGCLGLSCLQKVTAAFQMIAYGVAADFMDQYVRSAESTNIESLRRFAKAVVEVYGYGYLRSPNEEDTARLLAIGESRGFPGMLGSIDCMHWGWKNCPAAWQGQYTGHAHEPTIILEAVASKDLWIWHVFFGLAGSHNDINVLHRSHLFAKLAEGEAPQVSYTVNGHNYTIGYYLADGIYPQWATFVKTIPQPLGNKRKYFAKAQEAVRKDVERAFGVLQSRFAIVHGPARFWDKDTLRQIMIACVIMHNMIVEDERDEDEQMQYEYVGQLVRPTPREVRNRTPELHDFLQAHNNIRNRETHSQLQEDLVEHLWQRHADMY, encoded by the coding sequence ATGAACCGTGATCTGTTTCTTCGCATAGCACAAGCCATAGAGCAACATGATAATTACTTtatgcaaaaaagagatagaaatGGATGTCTTGGGTTATCATGTTTGCAGAAGGTTACCGCAGCATTCCAGATGATAGCTTATGGAGTAGCAGCTGATTTTATGGATCAATATGTCCGTTCTGCTGAAAGCACGAACATAGAAAGTCTTAGAAGGTTTGCCAAAGCGGTTGTCGAAGTTTATGGATATGGGTATTTGAGATCCCCAAATGAGGAAGACACAGCTAGATTACTTGCGATTGGAGAGAGTAGAGGTTTCCCTGGAATGCTTGGGAGCATAGATTGTATGCATTGGGGATGGAAAAATTGTCCTGCAGCATGGCAAGGACAGTACACCGGCCATGCGCATGAGCCAACAATCATTCTTGAAGCTGTTGCTTCTAAagatctttggatttggcatgttttttttggtttagcagggtctcacaatgatatcaatgttcttCACCGTTCTCATCTTTTTGCAAAGCTAGCCGAAGGGGAAGCTCCACAAGTTAGTTACACTGTCAATGGTCATAATTATACAATAGGGTATTACCTTGCAGATGGCATCTATCCTCAATGGGCGACATTTGTGAAGACCATACCACAGCCACTgggaaataagagaaaatattttgCCAAGGCACAGGAGGCAGTTCGGAAGGATGTTGAAAGAGCATTTGGAGTTCTACAATCTCGTTTCGCCATTGTTCATGGACCAGCCCGATTCTGGGATAAAGATACCCTAAGACAAATTATGATAGCTTGTGtcatcatgcataatatgattgttgaagatgagagggaTGAAGATGAACAGATGCAGTACGAGTATGTTGGCCAACTTGTGAGACCTACACCTCGTGAAGTTCGTAATCGTACTCCGGAGCTACATGATTTCCTTCAAGCTCATAATAACATCAGGAATAGGGAAACTCACTCTCAACTTCAAGAAGATCTAGTTGAGCACCTCTGGCAACGTCATGCAGACATGTATTGA
- the LOC133914758 gene encoding beta-galactosidase 2 isoform X1, whose protein sequence is MASAALAAVAVAVAALAASASAAVTYDRKAVVVNGQRRILLSGSIHYPRSVPEIWPDLIQKAKDGGLDVVQTYVFWNGHEPSPGQYYFEGRYDLVHFIKLVKQAGLYVHLRIGPYVCAEWNFGGFPVWLKYVPGISFRTDNEPFKSEMQKFTTKIVGMMKSEGLFEWQGGPIILSQIENEFGPLEWDQGEPAKAYASWAANMALALNTGVPWIMCKEDDAPDPIINTCNGFYCDWFSPNKLYKPTMWTEAWTAWYTGFGIPVPHRPVEDLAYGVAKFIQKGGSFVNYYMYHGGTNFGRTAGGPFIATSYDYDAPIDEYGLLREPKWGHLKELHKAIKLCEPALVAGDPIVTSLGNAQQSSVFRSSTGACVAFLENKDKVSYGRVAFNGMHYDLPPWSISILPDCKTTVFNTARVGSQISQMKMEWAGGFTWQSYNEDINSLGEESFTTVGLLEQINVTRDNTDYLWYTTYVDVAQDEQFLSNGKNPKLTVMSAGHALHVFINGQLSGKANDSLSLSLHLCQLSFNLLPISLAGTVYGSVDNPKLTYTGNVKLWAGSNTISCLSISVGLPNVGEHFETWNAGILGPVTLDDLNEGRRDLTWQKWTYQVGLKGEALSLHSLSGSSSVEWGEPMQKQPLTWYKAFFNAPDGDEPLALDMSSMGKGQIWINGQGIGRYWPGYKASGTCGSCDYRGEYDDKKCQTNCGDSSQRWYHVPRSWLNPTGNLLVIFEEWGGDPTGISMVKRTTGSICADVSEWQPSMKNWRTKDYEKAKIHLQCDHGRKITDIKFASFGTPQGSCGSYSEGGCHAHKSYDIFWKNCIGQERCGVSVVPDVFGGDPCPGTMKRVAVEAICS, encoded by the exons ATGGCATCCGCGgcgctcgccgccgtcgccgttgctgtggccgccctcgccgcgtcggcgtcggcggccgTCACCTACGACCGCAAGGCCGTGGTGGTGAACGGCCAGCGCCGGATCCTACTCTCCGGCTCCATCCACTACCCCAGGAGCGTCCCCGAG ATATGGCCGGATCTGATACAGAAGGCCAAGGACGGCGGCCTCGACGTGGTGCAGACGTACGTGTTCTGGAACGGCCATGAGCCCTCCCCTGGCCAG TACTACTTCGAGGGGAGGTATGATCTGGTGCACTTCATCAAGCTGGTGAAGCAGGCCGGACTCTACGTGCACCTCCGCATTGGCCCCTACGTCTGCGCTGAGTGGAATTTCGG TGGTTTCCCTGTTTGGCTGAAGTATGTCCCCGGCATCAGCTTTAGGACTGATAATGAGCCGTTCAAG TCTGAGATGCAGAAGTTCACCACGAAGATCGTTGGCATGATGAAGTCCGAAGGGCTCTTTGAATGGCAAGGAGGGCCTATAATTCTGTCGCAG ATTGAGAATGAGTTTGGGCCCTTGGAGTGGGATCAGGGTGAGCCCGCTAAGGCCTACGCGTCATGGGCAGCTAACATGGCACTTGCGCTCAACACGGGTGTTCCATGGATTATGTGCAAAGAAGATGACGCCCCTGATCCAATT ATTAATACATGCAACGGATTTTATTGTGACTGGTTCTCCCCCAATAAACTGTACAAGCCTACCATGTGGACTGAGGCTTGGACAGCTTG GTATACAGGCTTTGGTATTCCTGTTCCACATAGGCCAGTGGAGGATCTAGCATATGGTGTTGCCAAGTTTATTCAGAAGGGTGGCTCTTTTGTTAATTATTACATG TATCATGGAGGAACAAACTTTGGGCGCACAGCTGGTGGTCCATTCATTGCAACTAGTTATGACTACGACGCTCCTATTGATGAATATG GCTTGTTGAGAGAACCAAAATGGGGCCACTTAAAGGAGTTGCATAAAGCTATCAAGCTTTGCGAACCAGCCTTGGTTGCAGGAGACCCCATTGTAACGTCACTTGGAAACGCTCAGCAG TCATCTGTTTTTAGATCAAGCACCGGAGCTTGTGTGGCTTTCCTTGAGAACAAGGACAAAGTATCTTATGGAAGGGTAGCATTCAACGGAATGCATTATGATCTGCCTCCCTGGTCCATAAGTATTCTCCCAGACTGCAAAACAACAGTCTTCAACACGGCTAGG GTTGGAAGTCAAATTTCACAAATGAAAATGGAATGGGCTGGAGGATTCACGTGGCAATCATATAATGAGGACATAAATTCCTTGGGTGAAGAATCATTTACAACAGTAGGGTTACTGGAACAGATAAATGTGACAAGGGATAACACAGACTACTTATGGTATACAACATA TGTCGATGTTGCTCAGGATGAGCAGTTCCTCAGTAATGGGAAGAATCCGAAGCTCACTGTTATGTCGGCCGGTCATGCTTTGCATGTTTTCATTAATGGACAACTATCAGGTAAAGCAaacgactctctctctctctctctgcacttGTGCCAATTGAGCTTCAATTTGCTCCCCATTTCATTGGCAGGAACTGTATATGGAAGTGTAGACAATCCAAAATTGACGTATACTGGAAATGTGAAACTTTGGGCAGGCAGCAACACCATTTCCTGCTTAAGCATATCAGTTGGTCTCCCG AATGTTGGAGAACATTTTGAGACTTGGAATGCTGGAATTCTTGGTCCAGTAACACTGGATGACCTGAATGAAGGAAGAAGAGATCTCACATGGCAGAAATGGACCTATCAG GTTGGTCTGAAAGGTGAGGCTTTGAGTCTTCATTCACTTAGTGGAAGCTCATCGGTAGAGTGGGGAGAACCCATGCAGAAGCAGCCTCTGACATGGTACAAG GCTTTTTTCAATGCGCCAGACGGTGATGAGCCATTAGCTTTGGATATGAGTAGCATGGGTAAAGGGCAAATCTGGATAAATGGACAAGGTATTGGGCGGTATTGGCCTGGCTACAAAGCCTCTGGAACTTGTGGAAGCTGTGATTACCGTGGAGAATATGACGATAAAAAGTGCCAAACCAACTGTGGTGACTCTTCCCAGAGATG GTACCACGTTCCTCGTTCATGGCTTAATCCGACAGGGAACCTTTTGGTTATATTTGAGGAGTGGGGTGGTGATCCTACTGGGATCTCAATGGTGAAAAGAACCACTGGAAGTATCTGTGCTGATGTCTCTGAATGGCAGCCATCAATGAAGAACTGGCGTACAAAAGACTACGAGAAAGCCAAGATCCACCTCCAATGTGATCATGGACGGAAGATAACTGATATAAAATTTGCCAGCTTTGGCACGCCACAGGGTTCCTGTGGGAGCTACTCTGAAGGAGGTTGCCATGCACACAAGTCATACGACATATTTTGGAAG AACTGCATTGGTCAAGAGCGCTGTGGGGTGAGCGTGGTTCCAGATGTATTTGGTGGAGATCCATGCCCTGGGACAATGAAAAGGGTAGCAGTTGAGGCTATATGCAGTTGA
- the LOC133888557 gene encoding glutathione S-transferase T3-like yields MASFMDLLNGGAGGEWEDSQYASPPEEQIIAGHQIVEATPVVTQKAKRGGNFSEKEDLLLVSAWLEISQDAVQGIDQNRSTYWKRIHDHYHAHRNFDSDRNVSSLSHRWALIQEGVNKFCGWYAQIQNRRQSGVTEQDKVQQACAIYKEKDPKKRSFPFLHYWNVVQHAPKWNDAISHKKQKTSSNASPSSCTPGTNESHHGDEEDGVTHSSPMKGRPDGRKKEKARRYKNTISQGDTLCMEAMENHWSRREKIDELKEMKKKERNDERLALETRRLELKQEVKNKKIEAYKQVENRKLDIQEKELQLKQSMEDERVMNMDLSGLSERQKRFYMSLQDEIIARQERGGAS; encoded by the exons ATGGCTAGCTTCATGGACTTGTTGAACGGAGGAGCTGGGGGCGAGTGGGAAGACTCCCAATATGCAAGCCCCCCTGAAGAACAAATCATTGCAGGACATCAAATTGTCGAAGCTACTCCGGTTGTGACACAAAAGGCGAAGAGAGGTGGAAATTTTAGTGAGAAGGAGGACCTTTTGTTGGTCTCGGCATGGCTTGAAATAAGCCAAGATGCAGTCCAGGGTATTGATCAAAACCGTAGTACGTATTGGAAGCGTATTCATGATCACTACCATGCCCATAGGAATTTTGATTCGGATCGTAATGTTAGCTCGCTCTCTCACCGTTGGGCTCTCATTCAAGAAGGTGTAAACAAGTTCTGTGGCTGGTATGCTCAGATTCAAAATAGGAGGCAAAGTGGTGTGACAGAGCAAGATAAG GTACAACAAGCATGTGCGATCTACAAGGAAAAAGATCCGAAGAAGAGGTCATTTCCTTTCTTGCATTATTGGAATGTGGTGCAGCACGCACCAAAGTGGAATGACGCAATCTCTCATAAAAAACAGAAGACAAGCTCCAATGCAAGTCCAAGCTCATGCACTCCTGGAACCAATGAAAGCCATCAtggtgatgaggaagatggtgtCACTCATAGTTCTCCAATGAAAGGAAGGCCGGATGgtaggaagaaggagaaggccCGGCGATATAAAAATACTATCTCACAAGGAGATACCCTTTGCATGGAGGCAATGGAAAATCATTGGTCGAGGAGGGAAAAGATTGATGAGTTGaaagagatgaagaaaaaagaacGTAATGATGAGAGGCTTGCACTTGAGACTAGGAGACTTGAGTTGAAACAAGAAGTTAAGAATAAAAAGATTGAGGCCTACAAACAAGTAGAGAATAGGAAGCTTGACATCCAGGAAAAAGAACTTCAGTTGAAACAATCCATGGAAGATGAGCGAGTGATGAATATGGATCTGAGTGGTTTGAGTGAGAGGcaaaaaagattctacatgagCCTACAAGATGAGATCATTGCTCGACAGGAGCGAGGTGGCGCGAGTTGA